The sequence TATCAACATCCGCAAATCCAATGATGATTGAAAGGTCATCAGAAATGAGAAATTCATTAGCGCCCCCATCATTGCAGAGAAGCGAGTAAATATTCCAATCAACAAAGCAATTCCGACACTGAGTTCACCTACGGTTACTAAAAATTCAAATAGGTTTGTATTTTGCAAGACAAATAGATTCATAAATTCTGCCCACCAGCTTGGTAAATTTCCACTATTTACTTGAGCTTCTAGCATGGCGGTTATATCAAAGTCAAAAATTAATTTACTTTCTGCATTGGTTAGCCATGTATAACTGAGATAGATTCTAATAACTAAAAATACCCAGGCTAATACTAAACTATTTTTCAAAAATGTTTTCATATAAGTTGTCCTCCTAAATAAGTAGTAATCTTTTTGTGAAATTAATCACAATAAATAACGAAATGTAGCTCCTATCCCGTTGAATGGAAAAGGATCACATAGTTGGGCCCTCCAAGTGATGAACGAATAACAGTCTCTTCAGTCCCTGAGTGTTGAAACTAGTCTTTCCTTTTACCCTATGTGTGATTGAATTCACAAAGTGTGGTAAAAAAAGAGAAAGGAACATCTAGTCCAATTGGTTAACCCCATGAAGTTAATTAATTTCTTGTAATCAGATTGTACACAATGTTTAATAGATTGTAAAAGAAAATGCTCATGAATGTTGAAAAGCTCTCTTGTTCAACCGGTTATTCTAATACTTAATAGTAGACGAACCAACCTTTAAGGCGATAACCTTTGTTGGAATTTAAGTGAAGATATTTAAAAAAGGCTATTTTCGCAAAGATTGTGGCTTTTCGAACCAGAAAAGATTCCTTGATATGACTACACTACGGGTCATCTTTTCGTATCAATCGGTAGATAAGTTTAGAAAAAAGGACGATTTTGATACAGAATTTCATCTTTGAGCAACAATTAATACGAAAAGAGCTTTAAAAAAAGAGAGAGACATTCTATGCAATGACAACCTCTATATCCTTACTCCAAGCCTCATTTTATAAGAACTATTGTATTTATTAGGCTGTTTTGGCAAAGGTTGTGGCTTTTTGCATATGCTCAGTTTCTTTAATATCACTACTCTAAGGGCTATATTTTCGTATAATCTGGAAGGTGAATTTAAAAAAATGAACGATTTTCATGCAGAATTTCTTCTTAAAGTAACAATTAATACGAAAAGAGCCATTTAATAAAGGCTCTTTTTGTATATACTGTGGCTATTTCACTGTTGATTTTCATCAAAAATAGACGAAAGGATGCCCGAAACAAAGCTATATCAACGTGTATAGACTGGTTCGATAAGCCACAAACTTTGCGAAAACAGCCAGTAATAATCGGAGAAGTGATGGAATTGCTCACCATTCCTTAGGTTGATAATCAAGGTCTTGAAATAGTTTTCTTTTTTCCTTCTTCGTCAAGTCACGCCATTGTCCAACAGGGAGATTTCCCAAGTGAATATTCATAATACGCGTTCGCTGCAAGCGGAAAACATCATAACCTAATTCTGCACACATCCGACGAATTTGACGATTTAGGCCTTGGGTTAAAATGATTTGAAAATCAAATTTAGATAGTTGCTTCACTTCACAAGGAAGGGTTTTTGTACCTAAAATGTCGACTCCTTCACTCATTTTTTTCAAAAATTCAGGTGTTATCGGCTTATCGACGGATACGTTGTATTCTTTTTCATGCTGATTCTCCGCTCGAAGAATTTCATTGACGATATCACCGTCGTTAGTGAGAAGAATAAGTCCATCAGAATCTTTATCAAGACGTCCAATATTGAAAATACGTAAAGGGTGATTGACTAGATCAACGATGTTTCCTTTGACATTTTTTTCAGTTGTACTCGTAATGCCAATGGGTTTATTAAGGGCGATATACACGTAGTTTTTCGCCATATAAATCTGGTCACCACTGACTCGAACATCATCACCAGGGTGAACCTGGCTTCCGATTTCGGCTACTTTACCGTTGATCGTGACTCTGCCTTCTGTAATCAGGCGATCTGCACCTCGCCTAGAGGCCTTTCCTGATTCGCTAATAAATTTGTTGATACGCACAGTAATTTCACACCCTTATTCGATAAGTTGTAGCTTTAAGGATACCCAAATCCCTTTCTCTTTTCAAGAATTTCTCTCGTTGGTTACAAGAGTACAATAAAGTGAGGATGATTCCTAAAAAAATAAAATGTTAGATTGAGTAATGTCAGCTATCAAGGTATGGTAATAGAAATAGATATATTTCGGTGAAAGGGGGAGAATATTGAGTGAAAAAGACACTTTTGTTTAGTGGAACGGTGTTATTGGCATTCATTAGCCTAATGTTTGTATTTGATTGGTTCTCTGGTGGTGAAGATATTGATTCGGAGCCTGTTTCGGTAGATTGGCAGGAAGAGGGTTTGGTTGGGGAGGAAGACCTTTTTGCAAAACTCGAACAGCAGTTAGGTACAAAGTTTTTTGCTGAAGACGAAATTTCTCAGGCAAATGAGGCAGTCATTGAAGTGGATGAAGATCAGCTATTAACGGTTTATGAAATCAACAAAGAGACCATTCAACATCCCTATCTTGAGAAGGTAGACGAGCGCTTGGAAGTGCTTCAAGAGGATAGCGATTCTCAACAACTGTTGTGGGAGATGTTTCGTACTCTGATTCCGCCGAGTAATCGAAAATATATTGGAGAATTTGGTTTCTACACTGATGGACCGGATGAAACCTTGGCATATGTTGAACAATTAGAGGATGACCCGGCGAAATGGGCCGTTTATATTGATCAGCAAGATGGTAAAAACCTTTCGTCGATTTTTGCTACGATGATACATGAATATGCTCACATACTCAGCTTAAATGAGGAGCAAATTGAGGTGAACGAAGAGGCTTTCTTCTATGGCGATGAGGATTTAATAGAGGAACTCAGAATGGCCTGTTCAACGCTCTATCTAGAAGAAGGATGTTTAAGGGAGGATGCGTACCTCAACCACTTCTATGGAGTATTTTGGAAGGAACAACTTCAAGCTCAATGGGAAGATGAAGTCGATCAGGAAGATGATGATTCGGTTTTTGCTTTTTATGAGCAGTATGAAAATCAATTTGTGAATGACTATGCTGCTACGAGTGTGGCTGAGGACTTTGCAGAAACCTTTGCCTATTTTGTACTGCAGCCGAAGTCGACAAATGATCGTAAGGAAAAGATTTTATTTTTCTATGAATATCCAGAGCTAGTTCAATTAAGAGAACAAATTCTCAATGGAATTCAACAGTTTCTTTCTAAAGAATCATAGAAAGTCGAGAGTTTACCTAAATATATAAGTGATGAAGGAGAAGATCATAATGCAAACCATTCAAAACATCGGGGAACGATTTTGGTATATGACCCCTGTAAGTGAAACCGATCGCCCTATTCTTGGTATGGTGATTGGCGATGAAAAAACGCTGATGATTGATGCTGGAAATTCAACAGCACATGCACAAGCTTTTTTAGACATGTTAGCAAAAAAACAAGTGAAAGAACCACAGATCATTGCATTAACCCACTGGCACTGGGATCATATCTTTGGTCTATCATTTTTCACCGAGCCGGTATCAATGGCTTCTTTCGAAACGAAAAAGGGAATGGAAAAAATGGTTTCGTATTCATGGTCAGATGAGGCAATAGATCAACGAGTAGAAGAGGGAACTGAGATAGAGTTTTGTGCTAAGGCCATAAAACAAGAATTTGTAGCTCATCGCGATATTACAATAAATCTTCCAACTGTAACGTTTCAAAATCGTCTAGAGATTGATCTTGGAGGTTTAACTTGTGTATTACAAGAGGTTGGTGGAGATCACGCTCACGATTCCGTTGTAGTATATATTAAAGAAGAAAAAATCCTGTTTTTAGGAGATTGTATATATCCTGATATATTTTCTAGCAAAACAAATTATACTGTGGAAAAAACATTGAAGCTTTTATCGATTCTAGAGAGTTTTGATGCCGAAAGCTATATTCTTTCTCACTCGGGGGTCCTGACTAAAGTTGAGTTTCAAGAAGAGGTACTTCGATTAAAAACTCTTGCATCCCTTACCGATTCTTTTCAGGGTGAGAGGAGTAAGATTACTGAAATGTACGAAAAGGAACTCAATCGAAAAGTGAATGAAGAAGAAGCAGAAGCAATTGGCTATTTTGTGAATGGATACAAGAACAACTAGACTTTTCAAGGATTGCACTCCTCAAACGTAGAGATTAGAGTTGCCACGATTGTAGCTGGCAGTAAGTGAAAGCATAAAGCTCTGTTTTTTAAAGTCTGTTCGAAAAAAGGATTGCTATTAGGGGAAGGAAAAGTAGCTACTACCGGCTTCCTCTAGGTGTTAGAAGTAATAGTGAATACGAAGGACTCTTTTCGTATTCATTGGTGTGACTTAGTCGGTTATTAAATTGACCCGAGCCTCAAGCCACTGTAGCTCGATCCGTCTATTTTTAGGGAATTTAACAGTGAAATGGAAGATTTAATCAAAAATATGATGAAATAGCCACATTGTATACAAAAAGAGCCTAGTGAGAATAGAAATGAGGATAAATAGTGGAAAAAAAAATTAGCCATTTCCCTATCAAACCATCTAAAAAATCAGATAACCGTGGTGAACTCCTACTATGAAATCAAGAAGCTAGATATTAATGGAGGCACAGTTTCTAGCTTTCATCAATGGGCGAATGGAAAACCATTTGTGGGAGGGTACACAGTAACAAAGCTAGGAGGAAATACGGTTCATATTTTGCTCATCGATTGGCATCGTAATGATAATTATTATCTAGTGATTTATGCCGAAAACAAAGCGACTACTCTAGCAGAAATACATCAAATTGAAGAGCAAGAGAGCCAAAGATTTTTGAAGTGGAGATATAATCCCTTAAAGCGGGACGGGAAAAACCCATATCGAAAAGCCTATTTTAAACAATTATTTGGCGATACGCTTGTAAATATCAATATTCCCTCTAACATAAATGAAGTCGATTCTTTTCTCACTCAATTGTTCAAACTGTGTGAGAATCGTAGTAAAGCAGACCAAATTGTTGATAAATTTCCCTATTAATGCACTAAAAAACCCCTCGTCCACTTCATTTTGGACGGGGGTTTTTGCAAAAATAATATTATTTTATACCTTTCATAAAGAGCTGAATCTTAGGTGAAAGTAAGTAAAGAATGATACTTAAGAGAATAGAAGCTCCACCAATTACACCGAAATAAAGCATTTCTGTTTCAGGTGTATAAAATTTCGCAATTTGGGCGTTAAGAGCTTGAGCCGCTGCATTGGATAGAAACCATAAGCTCATTGTTTGAGACGAGAACGCTGCTGGAGCTAATTTTGTTGTCGCAGATAGCCCAACGGGGGATAAACATAGCTCCCCAAGGACAACAATGAAATAGCTCAAAACAAGCCAGAGTGGATTAACTAGCGTACCTTCTCCGCTAAGATAAACCGGTAGTAAAATCACTAAAAATGATAATCCAGCAAACAATAGCCCTAACGAGAATTTCTTAGGAACAGAGGGTTGTTTGTCTCCTAGCTTCACCCATAACCAAGCAAATACAGGGGCTAGTGCAATAATAAATAACGGATTTAATGATTGAAACCATGCAGGTGAAATGGTTAATCCTGCAAATTCTAATTGAGTTCGTTTATCTGCATACCCGGCTAGAATTGTTGAACCTTGCTCTTGAATCGCCCAAAACATTACAGATGCAATGAAAAGGGGGATATAAGCAATAATTCTTGAACGCTCCACTAGTGTTGTTTTAGGACTACGATACATTGTCACAAAATATAGTGTCGGAATGACAAAGCCTAGTATCCCAACTAGTGCAATAAACGCTTCAAAAGTTAGCCAACCACGTGGGATAGTGATAAACAGCGTAATGGCTAATATCACAAGGAAAATAGCTAAATACTTAATATAGCTTCTTTTCTCTGTAGGTGACAATGGGTTTGAAATCGTTGTTCCAGCAAGTCCTAGGCTTTTCTTTTTTGTTAACATAAAAACGACAAGACCAAGGAACATTCCAACGGCTGCGATTCCAAAGCCTAAATGGAAATTGTACTTCATACCGACAGTTCCAACCACAAGGGGAGCAAGGAAAGCTCCAAGGTTGATACCCATGTAAAAAATACTAAAACCGGCATCGCGTCGATGATCTCTTTCACTATACATTTCACCAACGATACTCGATACATTTGGTTTTAATAACCCAGTACCAATAATAATGAAGAACATAGAAAGGAAGAACATAGTGATACTTCCTGGTACAGCAAGGACGATGTGACCGATCATAATGAGGATTCCACCATAGAAAACAGCTTTAGACGTCCCAAATACGCGATCGGCGAGCCAACCGCCTATGATTCCAGACATGTAAACTAATGCTCCATAAATAGACATGATGGCGTAGGCAGTATTTTGATCAATACCTAGTCCACCTTTAGATACTTCATAGTACATATAAAATACAAGAATAGCTCTCATACCATAGTAGGAAAACCGCTCCCAAAATTCGGTGAAGAATAGTGTGAAAAGTCCTTTAGGGTGTCCGAAAAACCCTATTTGAGGCACACTATCAACAATTTTCTGTTTATTTACTGTAGTCATAATTGACCTCCTTAATCATTCTAATATAATACTTGTAATATAAATGGTTGTCAAAAGTAGTTGGTTTATTTGAATTTAATGAATATTGGTAATTTATTTAACGGTAAAAGTATTATATTAAAATAATTTAAAGAACAAAAACACTAGATTCTCTATCATGAACTTACGAATAAAATGGTAGGAAAATGATTGAGGCAATATCTTATAGTAGTTCAAATAGAATCTACTAATAATAATGTAGTTATTTCACGAAATTTGAAAGTTGTGAGGAAAGATTAGACAGAAATAATGCTTTTATGACAAAAATATGAAAAATGAGAAAGACATGTTATCTGTGTGTTTGAAATCTTTTATTTTTATGTATTTGGGACAGGTAACAATCAAATTTTCGAGACTCAGAGATGGTTTTTTCATTTGTAGAAAATAATTGAAGAAGTATTGAAGTTACCAGATAGCCTGCTCTGCATATGGACGTATAGGTATTAATCAGCCTTCTCACTCCACTAAATAAGATAAAATGTATTTTCTTACAAAGTGAAGAGTTGAGTTCACCTAAGAGGATCAAGATGTATGTTTTATTGAAGCAAATAAAACGTATACAAATATGTATACAAGTAAACAAAAATGTAAACATGTGTTCAAAAAATGTACACATGTACACAATCAAGAGTAAATCTGTATACAAAAGCGTACACATCCCGTCATATCAACATGTACACGCATTTCGTTTACATATATACAATAAGAGTAAACATGTATACAAAAACATACACAAGTAAACAAGTGTACAAATATATATACATGTATACAAAAATTATGTAGATTAATATTTTTAGTTAGACAAAAAATGTCATTGACCATATCCCTTTCTCTTTTGTACGCTTATATTAACACTAAGTATTTAAAATAATCAGTTTTTTTAGAAAGGGATGGTATAGTGGTTCACTCACGAATCGCAGCAGTTGATGTAGGAAATGATTCTCTCAAAGGTATTTTTGGAAAGCTAGACACGTCAATAAATATTCCAAATGTCATTGCTAGAGATATAGAAGATCGCCCGATTATTGGAATAGAAGAATTAAATCAACAAGACCCCCTTGATGGAATTCATATTAGGGTTCACTCTCCTGCATTAAAAGAAAATAATGCAATTTATCGGGTGGGGAATTTAGCTACAAAAAGTATTAGTCCTGCAGAGCTTGATCCCGGAAGTTTTAAATCTGAAGAAGATCAAACTTTGATTTTACTATTTGCTTCAATTGCCTTTGATGCTGTGAAGGCAAATGAATTTAAAATGAAAAATAAAGTGATAGAAGCTAACTATACCTTAGGAACAGGTCTACCCCTTCGAGAAGTTAAGGAAGGAAAAGATGTTGGTTATCGCGCTCGCTTACTTGGAGCTGTCCACCAGGTTGAGTTTCTTGTTACACCAAAATACCAAGGTATTAAAGTAAACATAAGATTTGATGATGTAAAGATCTACCCGGAAGGATTTGCGGCTTTTATTAATTTGGTGATGGACCATAATTTAAACATTATTAACAAGGATTTAATTGATAAACGAATTGTAATTCAGGATATTGGGGGTCTTTCAACCGATATTGCTGTCATCAAAAATCGAAAAGTAGATGATGATAAAGCACAAGGTTATAATCTTGGTGTGACGGAAGCGCTAGAGCAAATTCGGGAGGAAATTCGCCGTCATCACGGGGTAGAATTAGACAGTCGCCGTGATGTGGTAGAAATTATCACGAAGAAAACGGACCGAAATCATATTATGGTAAAAGGAAGTCGGACAAGTGTCCATGATATTGTCGACCGAATTTTAATGGAACTGGCTAAAAAGCAATATCGTCATCTCCGTAATACATGGCAAAGAAACTCCCAAACAGAAATTGGTTATTTCATTGGTGGTGGGTCGACTGTATTGAAAGATTATATAAAAACGTTAAACAATAATTTGGATGGTTACAATATCGACTTTTTTGAGGACGAAAAGGAAAGTATTTGGATGATGGTAAATGCCTACCACAAATTAATCTCTGATTATGCCCGTCGTCAGGAAAAAACAGATGAAAAATTAGTCAAAAATAAATAAGGTGATGATATGAATAGAGGGCAGCCGATTACTTTTCGTATTCCTCCAAGTACGCCTGATCATATTTTGAAATACTTAGAAAAACTTAAAGAAAAAGAGAGACGAAACTTTTCTAGCACAATTGCTGAGATTGTCATTAGAGGTATTGGACAATCAGTCGCCATTGAAAAAGAGACAATCACAATTATCTTGCCTAAAAGTTTAAGTAAAGTTGAAAAAGATTGGCTGAAGCATGAGCATTCTGAAGCATTGTTGGGAAATATCGTTTACCAACTGCTAACAAATCCAGTGAGAACATCATCCATTTTAACAGCTATAACAGGAGAATATTCACAAGAAGATGAGGTTGCTTCTACCGAAGAGCCAGACACAAGTATGAGAGGAATCCAGAAAAAACGACTAGTACGACAAGCTAAAACACGGATTATTCCTCTTTCTGAAGAGGATTTAGCAGAATTTGAATGGGATAATGAACCAGTAGAAGAAGTTCAAGAAGATCAAGAAGATCAGGAAGTCGAAGAAAGCATGGAAAGCTTGCTGGGTGATTTTTTGTCACAAATGAATAAATAAAGGCTCTTTTCGTATACATTGTGGCTATTTCATCTGATTTTTGACTAAATCCTCCATTTTGCTGTTGATTTACATCAAAAATAGGTGGATCTAGCTGCAGTGGCTAGCTGCTATGGGACAAATAACATCCAACTCCAAAGGTCAGGACCTTCTCCGTTGGATAACATTTGCCTGCCGTCCCTGGGCAGCCACTTCCGCTTTTCGTAAATGATGCCCCGAAACGAAGATACATCACCGTTTATAGACTGATTCGAAAAGGAACAAACTTTGCTAAAACAGCCTAAAAAAAGAAGCCAAGGACCTATTTGTAGTAGGTTCTTGGTTTCTTTTTTTCTATATGGTATTTTTGGTATAGTTTGTCGCAAATGAATATGATTATTGACCGAATACCTCTATCTTTTATGGGTACGGTCTAAAAATAGACGAAAAGATGCTCCGAAATCTTCCTTATTTACAGCGAATATACTATTGTGAAATAAGCTTTTTATCAGGATCTTTTTTTGGGGGCCACAGATTTTTTTGGCATGATTTTTCTCGAGGTCATAAAAGCGTTTTTGAGAGGTGTGAATATACAACATTTTCAGTTTGAATACAATATAATAAGAAAATAAAAGCGTGAAATAAAATAAAAGGGAGAATCATCATGTTCACAACGGCCCTACTTGTTACTATTTTTCTAGTATTGTTCATCATTTTATTCATTCGACTGTATCCACCTCTAGGGAGGAAAGCTTCAAAGGGAATTCTCAGCTTTTCCAAGCAGAACGTCAAGGGTAAGTTTGTAAATGAAACATCGACTTCTATGAAGATGAGCGCAAAGGAGTCGCTCCAACTGTTAAGA comes from Bacillus sp. 2205SS5-2 and encodes:
- the rluF gene encoding 23S rRNA pseudouridine(2604) synthase RluF; the encoded protein is MRINKFISESGKASRRGADRLITEGRVTINGKVAEIGSQVHPGDDVRVSGDQIYMAKNYVYIALNKPIGITSTTEKNVKGNIVDLVNHPLRIFNIGRLDKDSDGLILLTNDGDIVNEILRAENQHEKEYNVSVDKPITPEFLKKMSEGVDILGTKTLPCEVKQLSKFDFQIILTQGLNRQIRRMCAELGYDVFRLQRTRIMNIHLGNLPVGQWRDLTKKEKRKLFQDLDYQPKEW
- a CDS encoding peptide MFS transporter, with the translated sequence MTTVNKQKIVDSVPQIGFFGHPKGLFTLFFTEFWERFSYYGMRAILVFYMYYEVSKGGLGIDQNTAYAIMSIYGALVYMSGIIGGWLADRVFGTSKAVFYGGILIMIGHIVLAVPGSITMFFLSMFFIIIGTGLLKPNVSSIVGEMYSERDHRRDAGFSIFYMGINLGAFLAPLVVGTVGMKYNFHLGFGIAAVGMFLGLVVFMLTKKKSLGLAGTTISNPLSPTEKRSYIKYLAIFLVILAITLFITIPRGWLTFEAFIALVGILGFVIPTLYFVTMYRSPKTTLVERSRIIAYIPLFIASVMFWAIQEQGSTILAGYADKRTQLEFAGLTISPAWFQSLNPLFIIALAPVFAWLWVKLGDKQPSVPKKFSLGLLFAGLSFLVILLPVYLSGEGTLVNPLWLVLSYFIVVLGELCLSPVGLSATTKLAPAAFSSQTMSLWFLSNAAAQALNAQIAKFYTPETEMLYFGVIGGASILLSIILYLLSPKIQLFMKGIK
- a CDS encoding ParM/StbA family protein; this translates as MVHSRIAAVDVGNDSLKGIFGKLDTSINIPNVIARDIEDRPIIGIEELNQQDPLDGIHIRVHSPALKENNAIYRVGNLATKSISPAELDPGSFKSEEDQTLILLFASIAFDAVKANEFKMKNKVIEANYTLGTGLPLREVKEGKDVGYRARLLGAVHQVEFLVTPKYQGIKVNIRFDDVKIYPEGFAAFINLVMDHNLNIINKDLIDKRIVIQDIGGLSTDIAVIKNRKVDDDKAQGYNLGVTEALEQIREEIRRHHGVELDSRRDVVEIITKKTDRNHIMVKGSRTSVHDIVDRILMELAKKQYRHLRNTWQRNSQTEIGYFIGGGSTVLKDYIKTLNNNLDGYNIDFFEDEKESIWMMVNAYHKLISDYARRQEKTDEKLVKNK
- a CDS encoding MBL fold metallo-hydrolase, whose translation is MQTIQNIGERFWYMTPVSETDRPILGMVIGDEKTLMIDAGNSTAHAQAFLDMLAKKQVKEPQIIALTHWHWDHIFGLSFFTEPVSMASFETKKGMEKMVSYSWSDEAIDQRVEEGTEIEFCAKAIKQEFVAHRDITINLPTVTFQNRLEIDLGGLTCVLQEVGGDHAHDSVVVYIKEEKILFLGDCIYPDIFSSKTNYTVEKTLKLLSILESFDAESYILSHSGVLTKVEFQEEVLRLKTLASLTDSFQGERSKITEMYEKELNRKVNEEEAEAIGYFVNGYKNN
- a CDS encoding DoxX family protein: MKTFLKNSLVLAWVFLVIRIYLSYTWLTNAESKLIFDFDITAMLEAQVNSGNLPSWWAEFMNLFVLQNTNLFEFLVTVGELSVGIALLIGIFTRFSAMMGALMNFSFLMTFQSSLDLRMLILHVLLVLFATSAGRIGLDRYIINFPSTVFKQLKKRFNSKRRGTYA